Proteins encoded by one window of Streptomyces uncialis:
- a CDS encoding CU044_2847 family protein, translating to MYLSVPFEDGEVFVVELPAEQGAGVIRASRGDELFGASAETFESGMARVQRVAATMLTRLADLPRSPDHIRAEFGLRLTAEAGLVVAKGSGEAHIKLELEWDRPESGA from the coding sequence GTGTATCTGAGTGTCCCTTTCGAAGACGGTGAGGTCTTCGTCGTCGAGTTGCCCGCCGAGCAGGGCGCCGGAGTGATCCGGGCGAGCCGCGGTGACGAACTCTTCGGGGCGTCCGCCGAGACGTTCGAGTCGGGCATGGCCCGGGTGCAGCGGGTGGCCGCGACGATGCTGACACGGCTGGCGGACCTGCCGCGCAGTCCTGATCACATCCGTGCGGAGTTCGGACTGCGGCTCACGGCGGAGGCTGGCCTGGTCGTGGCGAAGGGGTCCGGGGAGGCGCACATCAAGCTGGAGCTGGAGTGGGACCGCCCCGAGAGCGGCGCGTGA
- a CDS encoding pirin family protein → MSNLDRAPVPALCGGRGFVVAEPVRELLSPRRVKLGESTEVRRLLPNLGRRMVGAWAFVDHYGPDDIADEPGMQVPPHPHIGLQTVSWLHEGEVLHRDSTGSLQTIRPRELGLMTSGRAIAHSEESPKSHARFLHGAQLWVALPDGDRHVEPHFEHHAVLPTVTAPGLTATVILGDLDGSRSPGTVYTPIVGADLALTRGADVRLPLEPDFEYAVLSMSGEASVDGVPVLPGSMLYLGCGRTELPLRAGSDAGLMLLGGEPFAEELVMWWNFVARTNEEIVQARSDWMNGDSFGEVKGYDGGPLAAPELPPGPLKKRGRVR, encoded by the coding sequence ATGAGCAATCTTGACCGCGCACCGGTGCCCGCGCTCTGCGGCGGGCGGGGCTTCGTCGTCGCCGAGCCCGTCCGCGAGCTGCTGAGCCCCCGCCGTGTGAAGCTCGGTGAGTCCACCGAGGTCCGCCGTCTGCTGCCGAACCTGGGCAGGCGCATGGTCGGCGCGTGGGCATTCGTCGATCATTACGGCCCCGACGACATCGCGGACGAGCCGGGTATGCAGGTTCCCCCGCACCCCCACATCGGTCTCCAGACCGTGAGCTGGCTGCACGAGGGCGAGGTGCTGCACCGGGACAGCACCGGCAGCCTCCAGACGATCCGGCCGCGTGAGCTGGGCCTGATGACCTCCGGCCGGGCGATCGCCCACTCGGAGGAGTCCCCGAAGTCGCACGCCCGGTTCCTGCACGGCGCGCAGCTGTGGGTCGCGCTGCCGGACGGCGACCGCCATGTCGAGCCGCACTTCGAGCATCATGCGGTCCTCCCGACCGTCACGGCCCCGGGCCTGACCGCGACCGTGATCCTGGGCGACCTCGACGGCTCCCGCTCCCCGGGCACGGTGTACACCCCGATCGTGGGCGCGGATCTCGCCCTGACCCGGGGCGCCGATGTCCGGCTCCCGCTGGAGCCGGACTTCGAGTACGCCGTCCTGTCGATGTCCGGTGAGGCGAGCGTGGACGGGGTTCCGGTGCTGCCGGGCTCGATGCTGTACCTGGGCTGCGGCCGCACGGAGCTCCCCCTGCGCGCCGGGTCCGACGCGGGCCTGATGCTCCTCGGCGGCGAGCCGTTCGCCGAGGAGCTGGTCATGTGGTGGAACTTCGTCGCACGGACCAACGAGGAGATCGTCCAGGCGCGCTCGGACTGGATGAACGGCGACAGCTTCGGTGAGGTGAAGGGGTACGACGGGGGGCCGCTGGCCGCTCCGGAGCTGCCGCCGGGGCCGCTGAAGAAGCGTGGGCGCGTGCGCTGA
- a CDS encoding RNA polymerase sigma factor, protein MSARSRGQGAAAGEKELGRAIVRAQQGDERAFAAAYALVQPSLLSYLYGLVGSDAEDVASDAWLEIARDLDRFSGHGAGFRAWATSIARNRAVDHLRRQRSRPRATLLNEDMHERPNGQDTAREALESISTQRVLSLIALLPGRQAQAVLLRTVMGLDGVTAARMLGRRPGAVRSAAHRGLTRLGRRLDPGGQGPAGRRGPDRERRVGAGPWGGGSTAWAARGTSGTAGPAASGGAGPGVPGGARRP, encoded by the coding sequence ATGAGCGCACGGAGCCGCGGGCAGGGCGCCGCCGCGGGCGAGAAGGAACTCGGAAGAGCGATCGTCAGGGCGCAACAGGGGGACGAGCGGGCGTTCGCCGCGGCGTACGCACTCGTACAGCCGTCCCTGCTGAGCTATCTGTACGGACTGGTCGGGTCGGACGCGGAGGACGTGGCCTCCGACGCCTGGCTGGAGATCGCGCGCGATCTGGACCGGTTCAGCGGCCACGGGGCGGGCTTCCGCGCCTGGGCCACCAGCATCGCGCGGAACAGGGCGGTCGACCATCTGCGCCGCCAGCGGAGCAGACCCCGCGCCACGCTGCTGAACGAGGACATGCACGAACGGCCGAACGGTCAGGACACCGCCCGGGAGGCTCTGGAGAGCATCTCCACGCAGCGCGTCCTCTCCTTGATAGCGCTGTTGCCCGGCCGTCAGGCGCAGGCCGTACTGCTCCGTACGGTCATGGGCCTGGACGGGGTGACGGCGGCCCGGATGCTGGGTCGCCGCCCCGGCGCGGTGCGATCGGCCGCGCACCGGGGTCTGACCCGGCTGGGCCGCCGGCTCGACCCGGGCGGCCAGGGGCCGGCCGGGCGCCGCGGCCCGGACCGGGAGCGCCGCGTGGGCGCCGGGCCCTGGGGAGGGGGCTCCACGGCGTGGGCCGCGCGAGGGACGTCCGGTACGGCGGGGCCCGCGGCCTCCGGTGGCGCGGGCCCGGGCGTTCCGGGCGGGGCCAGGAGACCCTGA
- a CDS encoding SMI1/KNR4 family protein, whose translation MTHLESLRSLLPAPEGESPEGINWDLISASWGLSSSFPSDFRQFMEVYGPGAVEDFLEILEPQPWDEQQVGDGFSAETKTARLTWRMEPDRNFDVPPEPLLIAWGVDSAADILCWDASADNPDEWPVVVWDRGTGKWSRYDVGMVEFLHRTLRADFDECPLRDTSLWGLSEAEFVSAADEDF comes from the coding sequence GTGACACATCTGGAGAGTCTCCGCTCGTTGCTCCCCGCACCCGAGGGGGAATCCCCCGAGGGAATCAATTGGGACCTGATCTCCGCTTCATGGGGCCTGAGTTCCTCCTTCCCTTCGGATTTCCGGCAGTTCATGGAGGTTTACGGCCCCGGTGCCGTCGAGGACTTCCTGGAGATCCTGGAACCGCAGCCCTGGGACGAGCAGCAGGTCGGCGACGGTTTCTCGGCGGAGACGAAGACCGCGCGCCTCACCTGGCGGATGGAGCCCGACAGGAACTTCGATGTTCCTCCCGAGCCCCTTCTGATCGCCTGGGGAGTCGACTCCGCCGCCGATATCCTGTGCTGGGACGCATCGGCCGACAATCCGGACGAGTGGCCCGTCGTGGTCTGGGACCGCGGTACCGGAAAGTGGTCCCGATATGACGTCGGAATGGTGGAGTTCCTCCACCGGACCCTTCGGGCGGACTTCGACGAATGCCCCCTGCGGGACACTTCGCTGTGGGGACTGAGCGAGGCCGAGTTCGTGAGTGCCGCGGACGAGGACTTCTGA
- a CDS encoding serine/threonine protein kinase, with protein MPEALWSDSRIGPYVLLGQLGGGGMGDVYLGRSRGGRLVAVKVVRPHLAKDPEFRRRFAVEVAAARQVGGFYTAMVVDADTTADAPWLATAYVPGPSLQEAVDAHGPLPVGTVAALGAGLAEGLTAIHSHGLVHRDLKPGNVIFAEDGPRIIDFGIARALDAATRLTAQGVIGTPAFMSPEQVTDGEAGTESDVFSLASLLVHAVTGRAPFGGGTTFAVLHRLIHEEPDLTDVPPTLADLLVPCLLKDPAQRPTAAQLLERFAAATESYTPAARRNPDRIATMIVERGALAATWIMDEPVVGRARADEPGAGRAEVDGPGAGRAPVDDPGRDPVPVGEPVVDPDPVDERLRGALLAEAADAMGALYARRASADRIVPVALPALPGELARADRVTVVRWHRRPGDTVAAGETLLSVTDGRQRARVVSPAAGELRETGPVAGGTVRVGDPVAVLRRPKAAASAAKDPKNSKGPKDLRAKAKPKPQAKAATKAPAKSGAAKGPKPTPGPHAKPTPKPGPTAPPKPTPPSATTAPQSGGDGAGCLGWIALVLIAGFVLYSTVHSQDIFTAEAGDCVRIEDGGKGTAYVEPCDFPVPWDKTYKVLSVDAPGCVGGVALGWTSDDKQEAINLCLQEIDPWG; from the coding sequence ATGCCCGAAGCGCTGTGGTCGGACTCCCGGATAGGCCCGTACGTCCTGCTGGGACAACTGGGCGGCGGGGGCATGGGGGATGTGTATCTGGGTCGCTCGCGGGGCGGGCGGCTGGTCGCCGTCAAGGTCGTACGGCCGCATCTCGCGAAGGACCCGGAGTTCCGGCGCCGGTTCGCCGTCGAGGTGGCGGCGGCGCGGCAGGTCGGCGGCTTCTACACGGCGATGGTGGTCGACGCCGACACGACGGCCGACGCGCCGTGGCTGGCGACGGCGTACGTACCCGGACCGTCGTTGCAGGAGGCGGTGGACGCCCATGGGCCGTTGCCGGTCGGGACGGTGGCCGCGCTCGGCGCCGGACTCGCCGAGGGGCTCACCGCGATCCACTCCCACGGCCTGGTCCACCGCGACCTCAAGCCCGGGAACGTCATCTTCGCCGAGGACGGCCCCCGCATCATCGACTTCGGGATCGCCCGGGCCCTCGACGCGGCCACCCGCCTCACCGCGCAAGGCGTGATCGGCACCCCCGCGTTCATGTCGCCGGAACAGGTCACGGACGGTGAAGCGGGCACGGAGTCCGATGTGTTCAGCCTGGCGAGCCTGCTGGTCCACGCCGTGACCGGACGCGCCCCGTTCGGCGGCGGTACGACGTTCGCCGTCCTGCACCGCCTCATCCACGAAGAACCCGACCTGACCGATGTCCCGCCCACGCTCGCAGACCTGCTGGTGCCGTGCCTGCTCAAGGACCCGGCGCAACGGCCCACGGCGGCCCAACTGCTGGAGCGGTTCGCGGCGGCGACGGAGTCGTACACCCCCGCCGCGCGCCGCAACCCCGATCGGATCGCCACGATGATCGTGGAACGGGGTGCGCTGGCCGCGACCTGGATCATGGACGAGCCGGTCGTGGGCCGGGCCAGGGCGGACGAGCCGGGTGCGGGCCGGGCCGAGGTCGACGGACCGGGTGCGGGCCGGGCTCCGGTGGACGACCCGGGACGCGACCCGGTCCCGGTGGGCGAACCCGTGGTGGACCCGGACCCGGTGGACGAGCGGTTGCGAGGGGCGCTGCTGGCCGAGGCCGCCGACGCGATGGGCGCGCTGTACGCGAGGAGGGCGAGCGCGGACCGGATCGTACCGGTGGCGCTGCCCGCGTTACCGGGGGAACTGGCGCGGGCGGACCGGGTGACGGTGGTCCGCTGGCACAGGCGGCCGGGGGACACGGTAGCGGCGGGCGAGACGCTTCTGTCCGTGACCGACGGGCGGCAGCGCGCGCGGGTCGTCTCCCCGGCGGCGGGTGAACTGCGGGAGACCGGCCCGGTGGCCGGGGGGACCGTACGGGTCGGCGACCCGGTGGCGGTGCTGAGACGGCCGAAGGCCGCCGCGTCCGCCGCCAAGGACCCCAAGAACTCCAAGGGCCCCAAGGACCTCAGGGCGAAGGCCAAGCCGAAGCCGCAGGCCAAGGCGGCGACCAAGGCACCGGCGAAGTCCGGAGCGGCGAAGGGCCCGAAGCCGACCCCGGGGCCGCACGCGAAGCCGACCCCGAAACCCGGCCCGACGGCGCCCCCGAAGCCGACGCCCCCGTCCGCGACCACGGCCCCGCAGAGCGGCGGCGACGGGGCGGGGTGTCTCGGCTGGATCGCCCTCGTCCTGATCGCCGGGTTCGTCCTCTACTCGACGGTCCACTCGCAGGACATTTTCACGGCCGAGGCGGGCGACTGCGTCCGTATCGAGGACGGCGGCAAGGGCACCGCCTACGTCGAGCCCTGCGACTTCCCCGTTCCGTGGGACAAGACGTACAAGGTGCTGTCGGTCGACGCGCCGGGCTGTGTCGGCGGTGTGGCGCTGGGCTGGACGAGCGACGACAAGCAGGAGGCGATCAATCTGTGCCTCCAGGAGATCGACCCCTGGGGCTGA